The Brachyspira aalborgi genome has a segment encoding these proteins:
- a CDS encoding SpiroCoCo family coiled-coil protein has translation MFPILNFALMFIIPIIVVGIAKIIDNKRNSNIGNFNNIFEEEKAALEGIIEEKISEVKDNAIDLEIAVKKAGFISKSMEEDLAKLNTKIESYKDYKAAVSQYQEQVDSLEEAYLDILNKVDTVLKERNTIEKTYKRISDVKTKMIELEKNVSTVQDKLIDSYNSKFNDFESELYKRFDALTSNLLARDAHYIDMAEQEKEKISALTEEFKLHVAKKEELFTNQLTQLAERTARNNIEQLAELFEKSREELINKYSLFADEIDFKSKDIEERFEVISQSKDGLENELINLRDTIHDRLNSITESSILEFKDEMEKTKEMLYSSLREGLEKITQDKEEFLESIEQKAVSLEQSIDYIKDKADFISKDYEERTGQLDSDFVALKDDINRRLLNEVEAFSNNIRDVLENENNGIITLYRNKTKELSDLIIALDGMSEETLLKAESRFEEISNDIEKLKNDILLKTQDDMEYSIDNARGSLIAEINELRADVEGETNLLKEKIEEIHYQTSEFSSILTNKQEEILDSLSLEKEYLYKDLENQANNRMQELQNQYNYIKDNLEGNIDNYIRNTASELEDMDNKLSILKEKYNEEFNNIDSLSKDMENHIKENTEKRIELNDMINNLESSLEDFKNRVNNIVNENIKYSEDNKKNIVDMLHNELHKATESFNSLLEGKRDDMNKIRDELEDIMHRLEIGKESFEKTINGVYEKADNKEKELVSDIENKYNNLDKKIETLFDEKKTDLNNMSAKYHSIIENTFAELKEEYEQLKHHSDIVADEYKVRMDTLVMKLNEISSNADNIKYSIDNKMDSIEVYINDKKALVESKVDNIFNNAEEGINKKINELKDLIESSVEKYREEIKEIETYRLEENKNIIEEVENIGVEIRENYEEYINTLEDIYNNEKVSLNDYANRLREEIEKSREESEAKHLENETNYIDDYLNKTSLKIDEKVKGLNETLNESFNTLHKGVNDLLEKTKEMYNAKTSESVEEMKKYAEELVDNRIIEAKESISLSMDDLKREFLELREGMDYRIKEQTDSLISNNESILSIFDDYDKKIKYIEEFSNLINDIKGDLNNEIEELKYNLSYRDNEIDKTIESIKSSLIDKDEFVKLYDSEKELLNNQIEDFKEEFELLKSQTLRANEIELPSLFEEEKERIENMFEDFSKNLLNRVSDNESDLTYIKNHLLEEKNNLISQFESLKDDINNIREDNRIESLTEDKSKLENSLISLREDFEKVEGLENNLLELKNKIDGIDIDLRGDIEILSDKLKDFKVNLENKIDSDSESLFEDLASLNKDFESIKDNLLSSMSKAETIENKIDSVFKDLSNENKDFKDRLEKRIAHFEDIWSDNNRIKSLFNSDIREEVENLRKEADIKFEHYISDLKEKMDDIERGIGDWKEGNLNELLNQLNQAKVSIEGFVEASENKKEELLSEMLKTIEDKENEIYSQLRDRMDTIGKDIEDWKEGNLNELLNQLNQAKLSIEGFVETSENKKEELLSEMLKTIEYKENEIYSRIDKNINERLSYIENKLSNIDDKINNEIENNLEDIHNNIREAVERYNEEIKNIEHHRNNEKDLITDDIKELSESIRKDYEGYSIALDKMYNDATKELENNLQSIKNEIDKIINEAETNLISNEKNYIEEYLEERSIELENRLSEKLNMLEDSKQQFNDIINESFNAINSDLEKAINNFEEKSDNIINNTLSNLENKIGETINEDKVKEMYNKVDEKILAVEEKYNILEKKVDSVKNNKAYIKKLEEKVNKLYEQLGNKISEANNKYESANQYFNDKFVNIESSVLNNEQINQLKEEFASFKNEVLNASKDNIYSLFEEEKIKFENSFDSFGRDMIEKMCNSKLDIEEMKNIIIEEKNSMLANIEAFRFELDSLKNNDAIDDLEAERIKLEQAFNSLKNDFERIGNLENEFYNIKNIFDNSKEKDNALNNEIEKILEEVSNMQEQLGKIENNITVLEDGSLSDLLEQLRNAKENIDLFIESSEEKKNEIILKIEDYSREYIDSCLGEYTLEFKEYIEKAEEMENRINDLINNKENDIINRINSYEDEIENKQSNYFESIRKELFDLYDSFKNDIDIESLNYMSDKLFHIENSLAQLEENNKIVSTKIDNDKKELSDSFNNLSKEFEIFKSNINIANANEKINDTNENSASSLLNEYIEKIATLKNALENIKDDINNNNKEFKDRIEKRIAFFEDSWSNKENIKRLFSDLTNDKFKSLKEKLESKLNLSIEEALEQSLEEYKEKINEMEKDLNLWKDNNLNSIINDLDALKENINFENNDNISNMLNMIEELREKINQKHNDLASSFEDKISDVESSIMAFDDRLKDIEYNQSSINENMEKYSNKLDNVLKEYEERIKSKIINIEDSIKQENDKAMNYVNIVKNNDDFSNVEIRLSDLENYINRLDNSNLELSKELAKDKNELIETIYQLKKDMYSKIEKDFEGLKNNVPNMEELTDLFVSEKEGLINEFEEFKKEILEYHIENNNFAQIFEEEKTRLIEELDNFKSAIRVEYMSNEEKFDLLKEEYLNNINRFLDNEKEKLHSLLENSLEDINKRIDSLKDNSINNEYVEKLINKYKDDITLSVENTKKEISDNSEKIDKPYIENIIEKERLRIDEILESFKKNIEDNYSTVEAIAEVFSKEEDSIDNKIENKLSEMKENIIKEIPTIEDISQIFIEEKDSLREEFDSLRNEILNSMPTLEYFENIYKGHEAEIKNNFSILEEDFSESIKRYKDNIMNEIYDFKNEFVEKISIINNLASNLQIERDRLSAEIEDIKTKYESGAIYSNEALNSIESDRDKLVSEFLDFRKSISDLMKEQEEAISLLSNEKNNITQNIEELNNKISLDIPNREEISSMIEEEKKYIIDMFENLQNEALKNDFSYDSFRDDIIKVFEDSNEEFRKRVEARIEHFEDAYSEPDKIKEFYRDAIEVEVDNLKSETSNILNDINLKVEEAKNKVDIIENEKVNNIINRIDEAQNNIDALVETIKANLKEQENEIRMLGQSQKHISQDIENVRKEREALIEMVKNSDVNIKNKLDSLTEAVADASKKAYERMAKKENIFNDRVKEIENYLTSVENHINEDYLNKSKETIDNLIASFNEEIIKETKDLTPHIMTAVQNFINKETSKFEKFSDIKKSIEDIELTINDRLNESFNIINTKLENNMEELKKKMSEYEEKIISEFKISANQEGARTIEEINDRYNEEMAKLKDMYLTSEKFYTDRQERNHESFTTLFEETYKEYKDKINSLYDELENSKSNLTNSVNEMVADLQDAMKIKDEFMSSVESNQAKLKNVEEKMNNLENEFTPSIERLKSIIEEKALELQNKIENYSKDIEEQGKKFNDRLEELSNNAKLSVEGKIEEFDSIINNISQRMDEILEGKNSEFEELKSNYISLSESLLNLRDSISKAINEKIADANSIIEENINSIEEQTNEKYDKYVARLNSNLEQTLSLLMNDAKEYVQNAKTEIIKTQNENLDIYDNRIEGMKNIVDALENDITKYSSEIEARLEELNLSYNEKTNIILKDLDNRANSLNKKLDGVVMAIDNLLDEKSDDIANEYDILKMKIEDIQKDIDKYMNTIKIFDKAEESAKTIKEDVSKLDVLVKDTKVAVSDMNKTMSEFEGLKQMHKEILEYSKGIKKERESLKDTQDKVNILIEMTDDIQNKFLNIAESNSMIENTEEGIKAVIDIASQIEDKLSFIKDKEEYAENILSQMNKADIEIETVLEKVDGIKSAMVDVEEKRKVFMDKISSLEKDFNKIEKNDKKVQLFLNKLEELNIILEEMQNQRENLNYMKKENDNIVKNLERAEYFVRYLQDLLDNAEKYMSDGKTTSKRSKSNIVDNKKEEFIIKMYKQGWKTDEIVKNSSYSRDEVETIIKKWKDKQSRG, from the coding sequence AGCTTGCGGAGAGAACGGCAAGAAATAATATAGAACAATTAGCGGAATTATTTGAAAAGAGCAGAGAAGAACTTATTAATAAATATTCTTTATTTGCAGATGAAATTGATTTTAAATCAAAAGATATTGAAGAGAGATTTGAAGTTATAAGTCAATCTAAAGACGGACTTGAAAACGAATTAATTAATTTAAGAGATACGATTCATGATAGATTAAATTCTATAACAGAATCGAGCATTTTAGAGTTTAAAGACGAAATGGAAAAAACTAAAGAAATGTTATATTCTTCTTTAAGAGAAGGACTTGAAAAAATAACTCAAGATAAAGAAGAGTTTTTAGAGTCGATAGAACAAAAAGCGGTTTCTTTAGAGCAGTCAATAGATTATATAAAAGATAAGGCGGATTTTATTTCAAAAGATTATGAGGAAAGAACGGGTCAATTAGATTCTGATTTTGTGGCGCTTAAAGACGATATAAACAGAAGATTATTAAACGAAGTTGAAGCGTTTTCAAATAATATAAGAGATGTTCTTGAAAATGAAAATAACGGAATAATCACGCTTTACAGAAATAAAACAAAAGAATTGTCCGATTTAATTATCGCTTTAGACGGAATGAGCGAAGAAACTTTATTAAAAGCCGAAAGCAGATTTGAAGAAATTTCAAACGATATAGAAAAATTGAAAAACGATATTTTATTAAAGACTCAAGACGACATGGAATATTCTATAGATAATGCGAGAGGTTCTTTAATTGCCGAAATAAACGAACTTAGAGCGGATGTAGAAGGAGAGACAAATTTATTAAAAGAAAAAATAGAGGAAATACATTATCAAACTTCTGAATTTTCTTCAATATTGACTAATAAACAAGAAGAAATATTAGATTCTTTAAGTTTAGAAAAAGAATATTTGTATAAAGATTTAGAAAATCAGGCAAATAATAGAATGCAGGAACTTCAAAATCAATATAATTATATAAAAGATAATTTGGAAGGAAATATAGATAATTATATTAGAAATACGGCTTCAGAATTGGAAGATATGGATAATAAATTGTCTATCTTAAAAGAAAAATATAACGAAGAATTTAATAATATAGATTCTTTAAGCAAAGATATGGAAAATCATATTAAAGAAAATACTGAAAAGCGTATTGAATTAAACGATATGATTAATAATTTGGAATCTTCTTTAGAGGATTTTAAAAATAGAGTTAATAATATTGTAAATGAAAATATTAAATACAGCGAAGATAATAAAAAGAATATAGTCGATATGCTTCATAACGAATTGCATAAAGCTACCGAATCTTTCAATTCTCTTTTAGAAGGCAAAAGAGACGATATGAATAAAATAAGAGACGAGCTTGAAGATATTATGCATAGATTAGAGATTGGAAAAGAATCTTTTGAAAAAACTATAAACGGCGTTTACGAAAAAGCGGATAATAAAGAAAAAGAATTAGTTTCTGATATAGAAAATAAATATAATAATTTAGATAAAAAAATAGAGACTTTATTTGATGAAAAGAAAACCGATTTAAATAATATGAGCGCAAAATATCATTCTATTATAGAAAATACTTTTGCAGAATTAAAAGAAGAATACGAGCAGTTAAAACATCATTCCGATATAGTCGCTGACGAATATAAAGTTCGTATGGATACTTTGGTAATGAAATTAAATGAAATTTCTTCAAATGCGGATAATATAAAATATAGCATAGACAATAAAATGGACTCTATAGAAGTTTATATTAACGATAAAAAAGCTTTAGTTGAAAGCAAGGTTGATAATATATTTAACAATGCCGAAGAAGGAATAAATAAAAAAATAAACGAGCTTAAAGATTTAATAGAAAGCTCCGTAGAAAAATACAGAGAAGAGATAAAAGAAATTGAAACCTATAGACTTGAAGAGAATAAAAATATAATTGAAGAAGTTGAAAATATTGGAGTTGAAATAAGAGAAAATTATGAAGAATATATTAATACTCTTGAGGATATTTATAACAATGAGAAGGTTTCTTTAAATGATTATGCGAATCGATTAAGAGAGGAGATAGAGAAGAGCAGGGAGGAATCCGAAGCTAAACATTTAGAAAATGAGACTAATTACATAGACGATTATCTTAATAAGACTTCTTTGAAGATAGACGAGAAAGTTAAAGGATTAAACGAAACCTTAAATGAATCATTTAATACATTGCATAAAGGCGTTAATGATTTACTTGAGAAAACTAAAGAAATGTATAACGCTAAAACTTCAGAATCTGTAGAAGAGATGAAAAAGTATGCGGAGGAGCTTGTAGACAATAGAATTATTGAAGCTAAAGAATCAATAAGTTTGTCTATGGATGATTTGAAGAGAGAGTTTTTGGAATTAAGAGAAGGGATGGATTATAGAATCAAAGAGCAAACCGATAGTTTAATTTCAAATAATGAGAGCATATTATCGATATTTGACGATTATGATAAGAAGATTAAATATATAGAAGAGTTTTCAAATTTAATAAACGATATTAAAGGCGACTTAAATAACGAAATTGAGGAATTAAAATATAATTTATCATATAGAGATAATGAGATTGATAAAACTATAGAATCGATAAAATCTTCTTTAATTGATAAGGATGAGTTTGTAAAATTATATGATAGCGAAAAAGAATTATTAAACAATCAAATAGAAGATTTCAAAGAAGAGTTTGAATTATTGAAATCTCAAACTTTAAGAGCCAATGAGATAGAGCTTCCTAGTTTATTTGAAGAAGAGAAAGAAAGAATAGAGAATATGTTTGAGGATTTTTCTAAAAATCTACTTAATAGGGTTTCGGATAATGAGAGTGATTTAACTTATATAAAAAATCATTTATTAGAAGAAAAGAATAATTTAATATCTCAATTTGAATCTTTGAAAGATGATATTAACAATATAAGAGAGGATAACAGAATTGAATCATTAACGGAAGATAAGTCTAAATTAGAGAATTCTTTAATAAGTTTGAGAGAAGATTTTGAGAAGGTAGAGGGTTTAGAAAATAATTTATTAGAATTGAAAAATAAAATTGACGGAATAGATATAGATTTGAGAGGCGATATAGAGATTTTATCGGATAAATTAAAAGATTTCAAAGTTAATCTTGAAAATAAAATAGATAGCGATTCTGAAAGTTTATTTGAAGATTTAGCCTCTCTTAATAAAGATTTTGAATCTATAAAAGATAATCTTTTAAGTTCTATGAGTAAAGCTGAAACGATAGAGAATAAAATAGATTCTGTATTTAAGGATTTGAGTAATGAGAATAAAGATTTTAAGGATAGATTAGAGAAGAGGATAGCGCATTTTGAGGATATATGGTCTGACAATAACAGGATAAAGAGTTTATTTAATAGCGATATAAGAGAGGAGGTAGAGAATTTAAGGAAAGAGGCGGATATAAAATTTGAACATTACATTTCTGATTTGAAAGAGAAAATGGATGATATAGAGAGAGGCATAGGCGATTGGAAGGAAGGTAATTTAAATGAATTATTGAATCAATTAAATCAAGCTAAAGTAAGTATTGAAGGATTTGTAGAAGCTTCTGAAAATAAGAAAGAAGAATTATTATCCGAAATGTTAAAAACTATTGAAGATAAAGAAAATGAAATTTATTCTCAATTAAGAGATAGAATGGATACGATAGGAAAAGATATAGAAGATTGGAAGGAAGGCAATTTAAATGAATTATTAAATCAATTAAATCAAGCTAAATTAAGCATTGAAGGATTTGTAGAAACTTCTGAAAACAAGAAAGAAGAATTATTATCCGAAATGTTGAAAACTATTGAATATAAAGAAAATGAAATTTATTCTCGTATAGATAAAAATATAAATGAAAGGTTATCCTATATAGAAAATAAATTATCAAATATAGACGATAAAATAAATAATGAGATAGAAAATAATTTAGAAGATATTCATAATAATATTAGAGAAGCCGTAGAAAGATATAACGAAGAGATAAAGAATATAGAACATCATAGAAATAACGAAAAAGATTTAATAACGGACGATATTAAAGAATTGTCAGAGAGCATACGCAAAGATTATGAAGGATATTCGATAGCGCTTGATAAAATGTATAATGATGCGACTAAAGAATTAGAAAATAATCTTCAGAGTATAAAAAATGAGATAGATAAGATTATAAATGAAGCGGAGACTAATCTTATTTCAAATGAGAAAAATTATATAGAGGAATATTTAGAGGAACGTTCTATAGAATTAGAGAATAGATTATCTGAGAAATTAAATATGTTAGAGGATAGCAAACAACAATTTAACGATATTATAAACGAATCTTTCAACGCTATTAATTCCGATTTGGAGAAGGCTATAAATAACTTTGAAGAAAAATCTGACAATATTATAAATAATACTTTGTCTAATTTAGAAAATAAAATTGGAGAGACTATAAACGAAGATAAAGTTAAAGAAATGTATAATAAAGTCGATGAAAAAATATTAGCCGTAGAAGAAAAATATAATATTTTAGAGAAAAAAGTAGATAGCGTTAAAAATAATAAAGCATATATAAAGAAATTAGAAGAAAAAGTAAATAAATTATATGAGCAGTTGGGAAATAAAATATCCGAAGCTAATAACAAATACGAATCTGCAAATCAATATTTCAATGATAAATTTGTTAATATTGAAAGTTCCGTATTAAATAACGAACAGATAAATCAATTAAAAGAAGAATTTGCATCTTTCAAAAATGAAGTTCTAAACGCGAGCAAAGATAATATTTATAGCTTATTTGAAGAAGAGAAAATTAAATTTGAAAATTCTTTTGATTCTTTCGGTAGAGATATGATTGAAAAAATGTGTAATTCTAAATTAGATATAGAAGAAATGAAAAATATTATTATAGAAGAAAAAAATTCCATGCTTGCAAATATTGAAGCCTTTAGATTTGAATTAGATTCTTTGAAAAATAACGATGCTATTGACGATTTAGAAGCGGAGAGAATAAAATTAGAACAAGCTTTTAATTCTTTGAAAAATGATTTTGAAAGAATAGGTAATTTGGAAAACGAATTTTATAATATAAAAAATATTTTTGATAATTCTAAAGAAAAAGATAACGCTTTAAATAATGAAATTGAAAAAATACTTGAAGAAGTTTCTAATATGCAAGAACAATTAGGAAAAATAGAAAATAATATAACCGTTTTGGAAGACGGAAGTTTATCCGATTTGCTTGAGCAGTTGAGAAACGCTAAAGAAAATATAGATTTATTTATTGAAAGTTCAGAAGAGAAGAAAAATGAAATAATTTTAAAAATAGAAGATTATAGCAGAGAATATATTGATTCTTGTTTGGGAGAATATACTTTAGAGTTTAAAGAATATATTGAAAAAGCGGAAGAGATGGAAAATCGAATTAACGATTTAATAAACAATAAAGAAAACGATATTATAAACAGAATAAACTCTTATGAAGACGAAATTGAAAATAAACAATCAAATTATTTTGAATCTATAAGGAAAGAATTATTTGATTTATACGATTCATTTAAAAACGATATCGATATTGAGAGTTTAAATTATATGTCGGATAAATTATTCCATATAGAAAATTCGCTCGCTCAATTAGAAGAAAATAATAAAATCGTTTCAACTAAAATAGATAACGATAAAAAAGAATTGTCGGATTCTTTCAATAATTTATCAAAAGAATTTGAAATATTTAAATCTAATATAAATATAGCGAATGCAAACGAAAAGATTAACGATACTAACGAAAATTCTGCATCGTCTTTGCTAAACGAATATATTGAAAAAATTGCCACTTTGAAAAATGCATTGGAAAATATAAAAGACGATATAAACAATAATAATAAAGAGTTTAAAGATAGAATTGAAAAAAGAATAGCGTTCTTTGAAGATTCTTGGTCTAATAAAGAAAATATAAAAAGATTATTTAGCGATTTGACAAACGATAAATTTAAATCATTAAAAGAAAAATTAGAATCTAAATTAAATCTTTCTATAGAGGAAGCTTTGGAGCAATCTCTAGAAGAATATAAAGAAAAAATAAACGAAATGGAAAAAGATTTAAATCTTTGGAAAGACAATAATCTTAATTCTATTATAAACGATTTGGATGCGCTTAAAGAAAATATTAATTTTGAAAACAATGATAATATTTCAAATATGTTAAATATGATAGAAGAATTAAGAGAAAAAATAAATCAAAAACATAACGATTTGGCTTCTTCATTTGAGGATAAAATATCCGATGTTGAAAGCAGCATAATGGCTTTTGACGATAGATTAAAAGATATTGAATATAATCAAAGCTCTATAAATGAAAACATGGAAAAATATTCAAATAAATTGGATAATGTATTGAAAGAATATGAAGAGCGTATTAAATCAAAAATTATCAATATCGAAGATTCTATAAAACAAGAAAACGATAAAGCTATGAATTATGTAAACATTGTAAAAAATAATGACGATTTTAGCAATGTGGAAATAAGATTATCCGACTTAGAAAATTATATAAATAGATTAGACAATAGCAATTTAGAACTTTCAAAAGAATTGGCTAAAGATAAAAACGAATTAATAGAAACTATATATCAACTTAAAAAAGATATGTATTCTAAAATAGAAAAAGATTTTGAAGGTTTAAAAAATAATGTTCCTAATATGGAAGAACTTACTGATTTATTTGTATCTGAAAAAGAAGGATTAATAAATGAATTTGAAGAGTTTAAAAAAGAAATCTTGGAATATCATATAGAAAATAATAATTTCGCTCAAATATTTGAAGAAGAGAAAACAAGATTAATAGAAGAATTAGATAATTTTAAATCCGCTATTAGAGTGGAATATATGTCTAACGAAGAAAAATTTGATTTGCTTAAAGAAGAATATTTAAATAATATTAATCGATTTCTAGATAATGAAAAAGAAAAATTGCATTCTTTATTAGAAAATTCATTAGAAGATATAAATAAAAGAATCGATTCCTTAAAAGATAATTCAATTAATAATGAATATGTAGAAAAACTTATAAATAAATATAAAGACGATATAACTTTATCGGTTGAAAATACTAAAAAAGAAATTTCCGATAATTCTGAAAAAATTGATAAACCTTATATAGAAAATATAATTGAAAAAGAAAGATTGAGAATAGACGAAATATTAGAATCGTTTAAGAAAAATATAGAAGATAATTATTCAACGGTTGAAGCTATAGCCGAAGTTTTTTCTAAAGAAGAAGATTCTATAGATAATAAAATCGAAAATAAATTATCCGAAATGAAGGAAAATATTATTAAAGAAATTCCTACGATTGAAGATATAAGCCAAATATTTATTGAAGAAAAAGATTCTTTAAGAGAAGAGTTTGATTCGTTAAGAAATGAAATTTTAAACTCTATGCCGACTTTGGAATATTTTGAAAATATTTACAAAGGGCATGAAGCGGAAATTAAAAATAATTTTAGCATATTGGAAGAAGATTTTTCAGAAAGCATAAAGAGATATAAAGATAATATAATGAATGAAATATACGATTTCAAAAACGAATTCGTAGAAAAAATTTCCATTATAAATAATTTGGCAAGCAATTTGCAAATTGAAAGAGACAGATTATCCGCAGAAATTGAAGATATAAAAACAAAATACGAAAGCGGAGCTATTTATTCAAACGAGGCTTTAAACTCAATAGAAAGCGACAGAGATAAACTTGTAAGCGAATTTTTAGATTTTAGAAAATCTATTTCCGATTTAATGAAAGAACAAGAAGAAGCTATAAGTTTATTATCAAATGAAAAAAATAATATAACTCAAAATATAGAAGAATTAAATAATAAAATTTCTTTAGATATTCCTAATAGAGAAGAAATTTCCTCTATGATTGAAGAAGAGAAAAAATATATAATCGATATGTTTGAAAATTTGCAAAACGAAGCTTTGAAAAACGATTTTTCTTACGATTCTTTTAGAGACGATATTATAAAAGTATTTGAGGATTCTAACGAAGAGTTTAGAAAAAGAGTAGAAGCAAGAATAGAGCATTTTGAAGACGCTTATTCAGAACCTGATAAAATTAAAGAATTTTACAGAGACGCTATAGAAGTCGAAGTAGATAATTTAAAAAGCGAAACTTCAAATATACTTAACGATATAAACTTAAAAGTCGAAGAAGCTAAAAATAAAGTCGATATAATAGAAAATGAAAAAGTTAATAATATTATAAACAGAATAGACGAAGCTCAAAATAATATAGACGCTTTAGTAGAAACTATAAAAGCAAATCTTAAAGAACAAGAAAACGAGATTAGAATGTTAGGACAATCTCAAAAACATATATCGCAAGATATAGAAAATGTTCGCAAAGAAAGAGAAGCTTTAATAGAAATGGTTAAAAATAGCGATGTAAATATAAAAAATAAACTTGATAGTTTAACCGAAGCGGTTGCCGATGCGTCAAAAAAAGCTTATGAAAGAATGGCTAAAAAAGAAAATATATTTAACGATAGAGTTAAAGAAATTGAAAATTATCTTACTTCTGTAGAAAACCATATTAACGAAGATTATTTAAATAAATCAAAAGAAACTATAGATAATTTAATAGCCTCTTTCAACGAAGAGATTATTAAAGAAACTAAAGATTTAACTCCTCATATAATGACTGCCGTGCAGAATTTTATAAATAAAGAAACGAGCAAATTTGAAAAATTCTCCGACATTAAAAAATCTATAGAAGATATAGAATTAACTATTAACGATAGATTAAATGAATCTTTCAATATTATAAATACAAAACTTGAAAATAATATGGAAGAATTAAAGAAAAAAATGTCGGAATACGAAGAGAAAATTATAAGCGAGTTTAAAATTTCGGCAAATCAAGAAGGTGCGAGGACGATTGAGGAAATAAACGATAGATATAACGAGGAGATGGCAAAATTAAAAGATATGTATCTTACTTCTGAAAAATTCTATACCGATAGACAAGAGAGAAATCATGAATCCTTCACTACCCTATTTGAAGAAACTTATAAAGAATATAAAGATAAAATCAACTCTCTGTATGACGAGCTTGAAAATAGCAAATCGAATTTAACTAATTCCGTTAATGAAATGGTTGCAGATTTGCAAGATGCAATGAAGATAAAAGACGAGTTTATGTCTTCTGTTGAAAGCAATCAAGCAAAATTAAAAAATGTGGAAGAGAAAATGAATAATTTAGAAAATGAATTTACTCCTTCCATAGAAAGATTAAAATCGATTATAGAAGAAAAAGCTTTAGAATTGCAAAATAAAATAGAAAATTATTCTAAAGATATAGAAGAGCAAGGCAAAAAATTTAACGATAGATTGGAAGAATTATCAAATAACGCCAAATTATCCGTTGAAGGCAAGATTGAAGAATTTGATTCTATAATAAATAATATATCTCAAAGAATGGATGAAATATTAGAAGGCAAAAATTCCGAATTTGAAGAATTAAAATCTAATTATATAAGCTTGTCAGAATCGTTATTAAATTTAAGAGATTCTATTTCAAAAGCGATTAATGAAAAAATAGCGGACGCTAATTCTATTATAGAAGAAAATATAAACTCTATTGAAGAGCAGACAAACGAAAAATACGATAAATATGTCGCGAGATTAAATTCTAATTTAGAGCAAACTTTATCTCTTCTTATGAATGACGCTAAAGAATATGTTCAAAACGCTAAAACCGAGATAATTAAAACTCAAAACGAAAATTTAGACATATACGATAACAGAATCGAAGGTATGAAAAATATTGTAGACGCTTTGGAAAATGATATAACAAAATATTCAAGCGAAATTGAAGCGAGATTAGAAGAGCTTAATTTAAGTTATAATGAAAAAACTAATATTATACTTAAAGATTTGGATAATAGAGCGAACTCTTTAAATAAAAAACTTGACGGTGTCGTTATGGCAATAGATAATTTGCTTGACGAAAAATCGGACGATATTGCAAACGAATACGATATTTTAAAAATGAAAATAGAAGATATACAAAAAGATATCGATAAATATATGAATACTATTAAAATATTTGATAAAGCCGAAGAGAGCGCAAAAACTATAAAAGAAGATGTTTCAAAATTGGATGTTTTAGTAAAAGATACAAAAGTCGCGGTTTCTGATATGAATAAAACTATGTCTGAATTTGAAGGGCTTAAACAAATGCATAAAGAAATATTAGAATATTCTAAAGGCATAAAAAAAGAAAGAGAAAGCTTAAAAGACACTCAAGATAAAGTTAATATTTTAATTGAAATGACTGACGATATTCAAAATAAATTCTTAAATATAGCCGAAAGCAATTCTATGATAGAAAATACCGAAGAGGGAATAAAAGCGGTTATAGATATAGCTTCGCAAATAGAAGATAAACTTTCATTTATAAAAGATAAAGAAGAATATGCGGAAAATATATTATCTCAAATGAATAAAGCGGATATTGAAATTGAAACCGTTTTAGAAAAAGTTGACGGCATTAAATCCGCTATGGTAGATGTGGAAGAGAAAAGGAAAGTCTTCATGGATAAAATTTCTTCTTTAGAAAAAGACTTTAATAAAATAGAGAAAAACGATAAAAAAGTTCAACTATTCTTAAATAAACTTGAAGAGTTAAATATTATACTTGAAGAGATGCAAAATCAAAGAGAAAATCTTAACTATATGAAAAAAGAAAATGATAATATAGTTAAGAATCTTGAAAGAGCGGAATATTTTGTTAGATATTTACAAGATTTGCTTGATAATGCGGAAAAATATATGTCGGATGGAAAAACTACATCTAAAAGAAGCAAATCGAATATAGTCGACAATAAGAAAGAAGAATTTATTATTAAAATGTATAAACAAGGATGGAAAACTGACGAAATAGTAAAAAATTCTTCTTATTCAAGAGACGAAGTTGAAACGATTATAAAAAAGTGGAAAGATAAACAATCGAGAGGATAA